In the Gorilla gorilla gorilla isolate KB3781 chromosome 10, NHGRI_mGorGor1-v2.1_pri, whole genome shotgun sequence genome, one interval contains:
- the STYK1 gene encoding tyrosine-protein kinase STYK1 isoform X2: MGMTRMLLECSLSDKLCVIQEKQYEVIIVPTLLVTIFLILLGVILWLFIREQRTQQQRPGPQGIAPIPPPRDLSWEAGHGGNVALPLKETSVENFLGATTPALAKLQVPREQLSEVLEQICRGSCGPIFRANMNTGDPSKPKSVILKALKEPAGLHEVQDFLGRIQFHQYLGKHKNLVQLEGCCTEKLPLYMVLEDVAHGDLLSFLWTCRRDVMTVDGLLYDLTEKQVYHIGKQVLLALEFLQDKHLFHGDVAARNILMQSDLTAKLCGLGLAYEVYTRGAISSTQTIPLKWLAPERLLLRPASIRADVWSFGILLYEMVTLGAPPYPEVPPTSILEHLQRRKIMKRPNCCTHTMYSIMKSCWRWREADRPSPRELRLRLEAAIKTADDEAVLQVPELVVPELYAAVAGIRVESLFYNYSML, from the exons ATGGGCATGACACGGATGCTCCTGGAATGCAGTCTCAGTGACAAGTTGTGTG TCATCCAGGAGAAGCAGTATGAAGTGATTATCGTCCCAACTTTGTTGGTTACTATCTTCCTCATCCTTCTTGGGGTCATCCTGTGGCTTTTTATCAGAGAACAAAGAACTCAACAGCAGCGTCCTGGACCTCAAG GCATTGCCCCTATTCCTCCACCTAGGGACCTAAGCTGGGAAGCAGGACATGGAGGAAATGTGGCTTTGCCACTTAAGGAGACATCCGTGGAAAACTTTCTGGGAGCTACCACACCTGCCCTGGCTAAGCTGCAGGTGCCGCGGGAGCAACTCTCTGAAGTTCTGGAGCAGATTTGCCGTGGTAGCTGTGGGCCCATCTTTCGAGCCAATATGAACACTGGGGACCCTTCTAAGCCCAAGAGTGTTATTCTCAAGGCTTTAAAAG AACCAGCTGGGCTCCATGAGGTACAAGATTTCTTAGGGCGAATCCAATTCCATCAATACCTGGGGAAACACAAGAACCTGGTGCAGCTGGAAGGCTGCTGCACTGAAAAGCTGCCACTCTATATGGTGTTGGAGGATGTGGCCCACGGGGACCTGCTCAGCTTTCTCTGGACCTGTCGGCGG GATGTGATGACTGTGGATGGTCTTCTCTATGATCTCACAGAAAAACAAGTATATCACATCGGAAAGCAGGTCCTTTTGGCGCTG GAATTCCTGCAGGATAAGCATTTGTTCCATGGGGATGTGGCAGCCAGGAATATCCTGATGCAAAGTGATCTCACTGCTAAGCTCTGTGGATTAGGCCTGGCTTATGAAGTTTACACCCGAGGGGCCATCTCCTCTACTCAAACCATACCTCTCAAGTGGCTTGCCCCAGAACGGCTTCTCCTGAGACCTGCTAGCATCAGAGCAGATGT CTGGTCTTTTGGGATCCTGCTCTATGAGATGGTGACTCTAG GAGCACCACCATATCCTGAAGTCCCTCCTACCAGCATCCTAGAGCATCTCCAAAGAAGGAAAATCATGAAGAGACCCAATTGCTGCACACATACCAT GTACAGTATTATGAAGTCCTGCTGGCGCTGGCGTGAGGCTGACCGCCCCTCACCTAGAGAGCTGCGCTTGCGCCTAGAAGCTGCCATTAAAACTGCAGATGACGAGGCTGTGTTACAAGTACCAGAGTTGGTGGTACCTGAACTGTATGCAGCTGTGGCCGGCATCAGAGTGGAGAGCCTCTTCTACAACTATAGCATGCTTTGA
- the MAGOHB gene encoding protein mago nashi homolog 2 isoform X3 — MIRKEAYVHKSVMEELKRIIDDSEITKEDDALWPPPDRVGRQELEIVIGDEHISFTTSKIGSLIDVNQSKDPEGLRVFYYLVQDLKCLVFSLIGLHFKIKPI; from the exons ATGATCAGAAAAGAG GCTTATGTGCACAAGAGTGTAATGGAAGAACTGAAGAGAATTATTGATGACAGTGAAATTACAAAAGAAGATGATGCTTTGTGGCCTCCCCCTGATAGGGTTGGCCGACAG GAGCTTGAAATTGTAATTGGAGATGAGCACATATCTTTTACCACATCAAAAATAGGTTCTCTTATTGATGTAAATCAGTCAAA ggaTCCTGAAGGCCTTCGAGTATTTTACTATTTGGTACAAGACTTGAAATGTTTAGTTTTCAGTCTTATTGGATTACACTTCAAGATTAAACCAATTTAA
- the MAGOHB gene encoding protein mago nashi homolog 2 isoform X1 — MAMASDFYLRYYVGHKGKFGHEFLEFEFRPDGRMKSTKQEGRGKLRYANNSNYKNDVMIRKEAYVHKSVMEELKRIIDDSEITKEDDALWPPPDRVGRQELEIVIGDEHISFTTSKIGSLIDVNQSKDPEGLRVFYYLVQDLKCLVFSLIGLHFKIKPI; from the exons ATGGCTATGGCTAGCGATTTCTACCTGCGCTACTACGTAGGGCACAAGGGCAAGTTTGGGCACGAGTTTCTGGAGTTCGAATTTCGGCCGGACG GACGCATGAAGAGTACCAAGCAAGAGGGGAGAG GAAAGCTTAGATATGCCAACAACAGCAATTACAAAAATGATGTCATGATCAGAAAAGAG GCTTATGTGCACAAGAGTGTAATGGAAGAACTGAAGAGAATTATTGATGACAGTGAAATTACAAAAGAAGATGATGCTTTGTGGCCTCCCCCTGATAGGGTTGGCCGACAG GAGCTTGAAATTGTAATTGGAGATGAGCACATATCTTTTACCACATCAAAAATAGGTTCTCTTATTGATGTAAATCAGTCAAA ggaTCCTGAAGGCCTTCGAGTATTTTACTATTTGGTACAAGACTTGAAATGTTTAGTTTTCAGTCTTATTGGATTACACTTCAAGATTAAACCAATTTAA
- the MAGOHB gene encoding protein mago nashi homolog 2 isoform X2: MKSTKQEGRGKLRYANNSNYKNDVMIRKEAYVHKSVMEELKRIIDDSEITKEDDALWPPPDRVGRQELEIVIGDEHISFTTSKIGSLIDVNQSKDPEGLRVFYYLVQDLKCLVFSLIGLHFKIKPI; encoded by the exons ATGAAGAGTACCAAGCAAGAGGGGAGAG GAAAGCTTAGATATGCCAACAACAGCAATTACAAAAATGATGTCATGATCAGAAAAGAG GCTTATGTGCACAAGAGTGTAATGGAAGAACTGAAGAGAATTATTGATGACAGTGAAATTACAAAAGAAGATGATGCTTTGTGGCCTCCCCCTGATAGGGTTGGCCGACAG GAGCTTGAAATTGTAATTGGAGATGAGCACATATCTTTTACCACATCAAAAATAGGTTCTCTTATTGATGTAAATCAGTCAAA ggaTCCTGAAGGCCTTCGAGTATTTTACTATTTGGTACAAGACTTGAAATGTTTAGTTTTCAGTCTTATTGGATTACACTTCAAGATTAAACCAATTTAA
- the STYK1 gene encoding tyrosine-protein kinase STYK1 isoform X1, whose protein sequence is MESLLSASASSSAKHKYGITHSCAVCILCGPSREGDSPVAMGMTRMLLECSLSDKLCVIQEKQYEVIIVPTLLVTIFLILLGVILWLFIREQRTQQQRPGPQGIAPIPPPRDLSWEAGHGGNVALPLKETSVENFLGATTPALAKLQVPREQLSEVLEQICRGSCGPIFRANMNTGDPSKPKSVILKALKEPAGLHEVQDFLGRIQFHQYLGKHKNLVQLEGCCTEKLPLYMVLEDVAHGDLLSFLWTCRRDVMTVDGLLYDLTEKQVYHIGKQVLLALEFLQDKHLFHGDVAARNILMQSDLTAKLCGLGLAYEVYTRGAISSTQTIPLKWLAPERLLLRPASIRADVWSFGILLYEMVTLGAPPYPEVPPTSILEHLQRRKIMKRPNCCTHTMYSIMKSCWRWREADRPSPRELRLRLEAAIKTADDEAVLQVPELVVPELYAAVAGIRVESLFYNYSML, encoded by the exons GAATTACTCACagctgtgctgtgtgcattctcTGTGGGCCTAGCAGGGAAGGGGACAGCCCTGTGGCAATGGGCATGACACGGATGCTCCTGGAATGCAGTCTCAGTGACAAGTTGTGTG TCATCCAGGAGAAGCAGTATGAAGTGATTATCGTCCCAACTTTGTTGGTTACTATCTTCCTCATCCTTCTTGGGGTCATCCTGTGGCTTTTTATCAGAGAACAAAGAACTCAACAGCAGCGTCCTGGACCTCAAG GCATTGCCCCTATTCCTCCACCTAGGGACCTAAGCTGGGAAGCAGGACATGGAGGAAATGTGGCTTTGCCACTTAAGGAGACATCCGTGGAAAACTTTCTGGGAGCTACCACACCTGCCCTGGCTAAGCTGCAGGTGCCGCGGGAGCAACTCTCTGAAGTTCTGGAGCAGATTTGCCGTGGTAGCTGTGGGCCCATCTTTCGAGCCAATATGAACACTGGGGACCCTTCTAAGCCCAAGAGTGTTATTCTCAAGGCTTTAAAAG AACCAGCTGGGCTCCATGAGGTACAAGATTTCTTAGGGCGAATCCAATTCCATCAATACCTGGGGAAACACAAGAACCTGGTGCAGCTGGAAGGCTGCTGCACTGAAAAGCTGCCACTCTATATGGTGTTGGAGGATGTGGCCCACGGGGACCTGCTCAGCTTTCTCTGGACCTGTCGGCGG GATGTGATGACTGTGGATGGTCTTCTCTATGATCTCACAGAAAAACAAGTATATCACATCGGAAAGCAGGTCCTTTTGGCGCTG GAATTCCTGCAGGATAAGCATTTGTTCCATGGGGATGTGGCAGCCAGGAATATCCTGATGCAAAGTGATCTCACTGCTAAGCTCTGTGGATTAGGCCTGGCTTATGAAGTTTACACCCGAGGGGCCATCTCCTCTACTCAAACCATACCTCTCAAGTGGCTTGCCCCAGAACGGCTTCTCCTGAGACCTGCTAGCATCAGAGCAGATGT CTGGTCTTTTGGGATCCTGCTCTATGAGATGGTGACTCTAG GAGCACCACCATATCCTGAAGTCCCTCCTACCAGCATCCTAGAGCATCTCCAAAGAAGGAAAATCATGAAGAGACCCAATTGCTGCACACATACCAT GTACAGTATTATGAAGTCCTGCTGGCGCTGGCGTGAGGCTGACCGCCCCTCACCTAGAGAGCTGCGCTTGCGCCTAGAAGCTGCCATTAAAACTGCAGATGACGAGGCTGTGTTACAAGTACCAGAGTTGGTGGTACCTGAACTGTATGCAGCTGTGGCCGGCATCAGAGTGGAGAGCCTCTTCTACAACTATAGCATGCTTTGA